ctcctcgggccgctgtgtacgcgaccagttgtgttactgtcactgggggcgggtccccTCGAGCCAGGTGGCTAGAGGCCGGGTTAgtcagtacacctgctgtgcagctgctcctggctctgtgggctgccaggtggcaaagcagcacgtgcgggacggccgcaaggacagccgcGATGGTTTCGTGGAGACTTTCAAGAAAGAATTGTCCAGAGACCCTCATCCAgtaatctacgccttggactgtgagatgtgctacaccacgcatggcctagagctgacccgcgtcaccgtggtggacgccgacatgcgagtggtgtacgacaccttcgttaagcccgacaacgagatcgtggactacaacatcaggttttccggagtcaccgaggccgacgtcgccaagacgagcatcaccttgccccaagtccaagccatcctgctgagcttttccagcgcccaaaccatcctcatcgggcacagcctggagagcggtctgctggccctgaagctcatccacagcaccgtggtggacacggccgtgctcttcccgcactacctaggtttcccctacaagcgctccctcaggaatctcgcggccgactacctgggacagatcatccgggacagccaggacggccacaactccagcgaggacgcaaacgcctgcctgcagctggtgatgtggaaggtccgacagcgcgcccagatccagccacgccaccggtccgcctctcccgccgccctggcctgtccttggccccaggcctcTTCCAaaaccgccatcagtcccgagagctcaccctgtccacctcgccgcaaagCGAGAGGAACTGGAGCAGCCggcggcaggagagggcaaaaagccaagagtaaccccaaccccCCACTCCCAGTCCTCCGGAATCCCTGCAGCGGGCCGCCGTCCATGTCCCCATCGCTCTGCCcctcccagacctctgtccttccaccaATCGCCTCCCTGAGGCCCGAGCCCCAACTCCCATTCCCCCAGGTCCCTGCCACGGCCCCTCgcgcctgtccccatccctctgcccctcGCAGACCTCTGTCGCTACACCA
This genomic stretch from Pan paniscus chromosome 7, NHGRI_mPanPan1-v2.0_pri, whole genome shotgun sequence harbors:
- the LOC129398522 gene encoding exonuclease GOR-like → APRKRKTIAHSSSPCLVTGYTDAKRTRVASSSQRSSGSKVGRQPGKTRNRSGMACKTTTTISSKRIVRRPSLPSLKKPIILRRSGCQVPTVLRRGYLQLFAEECLKFCASKQEAEEKALNEEKVAYDCSPNKNRYLSVVLNTLKRLRGLTPSSMPGLSRAALYSRLQGFLLSQDQLKENGYPFPHPERPRGAVLFTGQGKGPGDSSCRVCCRCGTEYLVSSSGRCVRDQLCYCHWGRVPSSQVARGRVSQYTCCAAAPGSVGCQVAKQHVRDGRKDSRDGFVETFKKELSRDPHPVIYALDCEMCYTTHGLELTRVTVVDADMRVVYDTFVKPDNEIVDYNIRFSGVTEADVAKTSITLPQVQAILLSFSSAQTILIGHSLESGLLALKLIHSTVVDTAVLFPHYLGFPYKRSLRNLAADYLGQIIRDSQDGHNSSEDANACLQLVMWKVRQRAQIQPRHRSASPAALACPWPQASSKTAISPESSPCPPRRKARGTGAAGGRRGQKAKSNPNPPLPVLRNPCSGPPSMSPSLCPSQTSVLPPIASLRPEPQLPFPQVPATAPRACPHPSAPRRPLSLHH